A part of Desulfomicrobium baculatum DSM 4028 genomic DNA contains:
- a CDS encoding diguanylate cyclase domain-containing protein, with product MNTATSIETGTLRRQDIIEYEPLLKTALRAIIPFSSYSLMFPAKTPENMEAEPQHPFGRATLENDRLSLPLTYSDRLLAIFEARGVDPEETARALPFLPQMASLCLEQITIRKSAITDPLTGLFNRHCMHQGLIREISGIVGSIMPGPEAMADDSLQGHSACFGLIILDLDRFRQINENFGHNFGDKILVLAAERLRAVCPKQTLVCRLDGDSFGVLWPQASRAKMSELALSLGAELAKVTARFTPLREDVGVSASIGHVNYPQDLQGAQFQKAPEEQAWLILEKAEKALNTAKAGGRSQIYSFRQILTQGGMVLEVMPMNRLIINLGRSMDAHEGQRFLIWSRKFNGSETIVGRQGDAIFGHYPPMYKAEVSLVEVQEEMSIAEVLVQSDPNWTVEKGDKLTLLDDHTGRMEQREVQPGDRTPQKDPLTGLYPYRDFLQAWQAARIQAKNFCMVLMRLETPHADRTPMDKMKEEQFFQTLASRVEALFGAEALGGRFSVNCIIYHVPGLDQEECLRIVRELLEDDRFAELEKSVGIAAYPFLDYTRSDILENARKALDHADFLHDERIACFDSVSLNISADRLFAQGEIYDAIAEYKKALTVDEGNLLARNSLGVCYARLNKYAKARTIFQDLTGLHPEHIMPLYNFGCACLKDGDPVAARQAFEQVLSIRPDHVYALIRLGLMAEEEGDFERAWNLYEQVRAMSDGEHLAATHNLAYRYLARLAFRRDDRDTAREYLHQAITANPQDAHSFHLLATIYLERGDDPEIAESLARQSVHLKTDSPAFWEVLITALEQQGKIEEANQTKIRAAAQTG from the coding sequence ATGAACACGGCCACTTCCATCGAGACCGGCACGCTGCGAAGACAAGACATCATCGAATACGAGCCCCTGCTCAAAACCGCCCTTAGGGCCATCATTCCCTTTTCCTCCTACAGCCTCATGTTTCCGGCCAAAACACCTGAAAACATGGAAGCGGAGCCGCAGCATCCCTTCGGACGCGCGACCCTGGAAAATGATCGACTCTCGCTGCCGCTGACGTATTCGGACCGGCTGCTCGCGATCTTTGAAGCCAGAGGAGTGGACCCTGAGGAAACGGCCCGGGCCCTGCCCTTTCTGCCGCAGATGGCCTCGCTGTGTCTGGAGCAGATCACGATTCGCAAATCGGCCATCACCGATCCGCTGACCGGCCTCTTCAACCGCCACTGCATGCATCAGGGCCTGATCCGGGAAATTTCCGGCATCGTCGGCTCCATCATGCCTGGTCCCGAAGCCATGGCCGACGACTCCCTGCAGGGGCACAGCGCCTGCTTCGGCCTCATCATTCTGGATCTGGACCGCTTCCGCCAGATCAACGAAAATTTCGGACACAATTTCGGGGACAAAATCCTGGTTCTGGCAGCGGAACGGCTGCGCGCCGTCTGCCCCAAGCAGACCCTGGTCTGCCGTCTGGACGGAGATTCCTTCGGCGTGCTCTGGCCGCAGGCCTCCCGCGCCAAGATGAGCGAACTGGCCCTCAGCCTCGGCGCCGAACTGGCCAAGGTCACGGCGCGCTTCACGCCCCTGCGCGAAGACGTCGGCGTCTCGGCCAGTATCGGCCACGTCAACTATCCGCAGGATCTTCAAGGGGCGCAATTTCAAAAGGCGCCCGAGGAGCAGGCCTGGCTGATTCTGGAAAAAGCGGAAAAAGCCCTGAACACCGCCAAGGCCGGCGGCCGCTCCCAGATCTATTCCTTCCGACAGATCCTGACCCAGGGCGGGATGGTGCTTGAAGTAATGCCCATGAATCGCCTGATCATCAACCTCGGCCGGAGCATGGATGCCCACGAAGGGCAACGCTTTCTGATCTGGTCCCGCAAGTTCAACGGCAGCGAAACCATTGTCGGGAGACAGGGTGATGCGATTTTTGGCCACTACCCGCCCATGTACAAGGCCGAGGTCTCGCTGGTCGAAGTGCAGGAGGAAATGTCCATCGCCGAAGTGCTGGTGCAAAGCGATCCGAACTGGACCGTGGAGAAAGGCGACAAGCTGACCCTGCTCGACGACCACACAGGGCGCATGGAGCAGCGCGAAGTTCAGCCCGGCGACCGCACCCCGCAAAAAGACCCCCTCACCGGGCTCTATCCCTACCGGGACTTTTTACAAGCCTGGCAAGCGGCCCGCATCCAGGCAAAAAATTTCTGCATGGTGCTCATGCGCCTTGAAACGCCCCATGCCGACCGCACGCCCATGGACAAGATGAAAGAAGAGCAGTTCTTTCAGACCCTCGCCAGCCGGGTCGAAGCCCTGTTCGGAGCGGAGGCCCTTGGCGGACGGTTCAGCGTGAACTGCATCATCTACCACGTACCGGGCCTGGATCAGGAAGAATGCCTGCGCATCGTGCGCGAACTGCTTGAGGACGACCGCTTCGCCGAACTGGAAAAATCCGTAGGCATCGCGGCCTACCCCTTCCTGGACTACACGCGCTCCGACATCCTGGAAAATGCGCGCAAGGCCCTGGATCACGCCGACTTCCTGCACGATGAGCGAATTGCCTGCTTCGATTCCGTATCCCTGAACATCAGCGCCGACCGCCTTTTTGCCCAAGGCGAAATCTATGATGCCATCGCCGAATACAAGAAAGCCCTGACCGTCGACGAAGGCAACCTGCTGGCCCGCAACTCCCTGGGAGTCTGCTATGCGCGGCTGAACAAGTACGCCAAGGCCAGGACCATCTTTCAAGACCTGACCGGCCTCCATCCGGAACACATCATGCCGCTCTACAACTTCGGTTGCGCCTGCCTCAAAGACGGGGACCCCGTGGCCGCCCGGCAGGCCTTCGAGCAGGTGCTCTCCATCCGGCCCGATCATGTCTATGCGCTGATCCGCCTGGGCCTCATGGCAGAGGAGGAGGGCGACTTCGAGCGGGCCTGGAACCTCTACGAACAGGTCCGGGCCATGTCCGACGGGGAGCATCTCGCCGCCACACACAATCTGGCCTACCGCTACCTGGCCAGACTGGCTTTTCGCCGCGACGACCGGGATACGGCCCGGGAATATCTGCACCAAGCCATCACGGCCAACCCCCAGGACGCCCACTCCTTCCATCTTCTGGCCACGATCTACCTGGAGCGCGGTGACGATCCGGAAATCGCCGAATCTCTGGCCCGGCAGAGCGTGCACTTGAAAACCGACTCCCCCGCCTTCTGGGAAGTCCTGATCACGGCCCTGGAGCAACAAGGCAAGATTGAAGAGGCAAACCAGACAAAAATTCGCGCCGCAGCGCAAACTGGTTGA
- a CDS encoding MBL fold metallo-hydrolase, with the protein MLKVTVMPLGPLDTNCYVVHSDREAVVIDPGGEAQEILSFLASEKLNLTAILNTHLHFDHIQGNADLVAATGLTVMASAKDGFLLENELGGGGMMGFPRTPPFSYSPLEEGELPLLGTTCRVLATPGHSPGSLSFYFQELGAVFVGDLLFYRSVGRTDFPGSSERELIRSVRSAIFTLPEETVVYPGHGPETTVGQEKLNNPFFTEFIR; encoded by the coding sequence ATGCTGAAAGTTACCGTCATGCCGCTTGGACCGCTGGATACAAATTGCTACGTCGTGCACTCGGACCGTGAGGCCGTGGTCATCGACCCGGGCGGGGAGGCGCAGGAAATCCTGTCTTTTCTTGCCTCCGAAAAGTTGAACCTGACCGCGATCCTGAACACGCACCTGCATTTCGATCACATCCAGGGCAATGCGGACCTGGTCGCGGCCACGGGATTGACCGTCATGGCCAGTGCCAAGGATGGTTTTCTGCTTGAAAATGAACTCGGAGGCGGTGGAATGATGGGCTTTCCGCGCACGCCGCCCTTTTCGTATTCGCCGCTGGAGGAAGGAGAGTTGCCCTTGCTCGGCACGACCTGCCGCGTGCTGGCCACCCCCGGTCATAGTCCGGGCAGTTTGTCATTTTATTTCCAGGAGCTGGGCGCGGTTTTCGTCGGCGATCTGCTTTTCTACCGCTCCGTGGGGCGCACCGATTTTCCCGGAAGCTCGGAACGCGAACTGATCCGCTCCGTCCGCAGCGCTATTTTTACCCTGCCCGAAGAGACGGTGGTGTATCCCGGTCACGGACCCGAAACCACGGTCGGCCAGGAAAAGCTCAACAATCCGTTTTTTACGGAATTCATCCGTTAG
- a CDS encoding flavodoxin family protein, protein MNEPLIMSLSPRAGGNSDHAAALFARSLDRESRPVFLREHQIEPCTGCGCCAEDGLCRIGADGAEELFSRLDRASGLVLTAPVYFYHLPSQAKAWIDRAQSRYMARQSGLRTPQALRCAYVVLVAGRTRGENLFAGILPTLNYFLQVFDFRIEKTLCLRGLDGADDFSRDRAAADAVRDLARSSGW, encoded by the coding sequence ATGAACGAACCTCTGATCATGTCCCTCAGCCCCAGGGCAGGCGGAAACAGCGATCATGCCGCTGCTCTTTTCGCGCGCAGTCTGGACCGGGAGTCTCGGCCCGTTTTTTTGCGCGAACATCAGATCGAGCCCTGCACGGGGTGCGGGTGCTGCGCCGAAGACGGCCTGTGCAGGATTGGCGCGGACGGGGCCGAAGAGCTTTTTTCACGGCTTGACCGCGCCTCAGGGCTGGTTCTGACCGCGCCGGTTTATTTTTATCATCTGCCAAGCCAGGCCAAGGCCTGGATTGATCGCGCCCAGTCCAGATATATGGCCCGGCAGAGCGGGCTGCGCACCCCGCAAGCCCTTCGCTGCGCCTATGTCGTGCTGGTGGCGGGACGGACACGGGGCGAGAATCTTTTTGCGGGGATCCTGCCGACCTTGAATTATTTCTTGCAGGTTTTTGATTTTCGTATCGAGAAGACGCTCTGCCTGCGCGGTCTGGACGGGGCTGATGATTTTTCCCGGGACCGCGCGGCCGCGGACGCCGTGCGAGATCTGGCCAGGAGCAGCGGATGGTAG
- a CDS encoding ComF family protein: MVGAGLSRGLAAVLHVLGRRCQFCAAVLEHADAFPLCRNCRALLAPRVNGYCPDCGICYADPATPVYSCLSCRQGKPPWSGVAFHGLYSGALRELIHQHKFGHDHGLGLLLRDLIREAWERHCLPRPDCIVPVPMLPARVLDRGFNQSAELARMLGKVIGLPPLLSGLRKIRDTSAQSSLGRAERHRNVAGAFEAAASLSGQHVLLVDDVMTTGATLTACAKACLAAKARRVDIFFLGRAV, translated from the coding sequence ATGGTAGGGGCGGGGCTTTCACGCGGGCTCGCCGCCGTGCTGCATGTGCTCGGACGCCGCTGTCAATTTTGCGCGGCGGTGCTCGAACATGCCGATGCATTTCCGTTGTGCCGAAACTGCCGGGCGCTCCTGGCCCCGCGTGTTAACGGCTACTGCCCTGACTGCGGAATCTGTTACGCGGACCCCGCGACGCCTGTATATTCTTGTTTGTCGTGTCGCCAGGGCAAGCCCCCGTGGTCGGGGGTGGCTTTTCACGGGCTCTACTCCGGCGCGCTGCGCGAGCTTATCCACCAGCACAAGTTTGGCCATGACCATGGTCTAGGGCTGCTGCTGCGCGATCTGATCCGCGAGGCCTGGGAGCGGCACTGTCTGCCCCGCCCCGACTGCATCGTGCCCGTGCCCATGCTGCCCGCCAGGGTGCTTGACCGCGGATTCAACCAGAGCGCCGAGTTGGCGCGTATGCTCGGCAAGGTCATCGGCTTGCCTCCTCTTCTTTCCGGTCTGCGCAAAATCCGGGACACCAGTGCCCAATCGAGCCTGGGCCGGGCCGAGCGGCATCGCAACGTCGCGGGCGCTTTCGAGGCGGCCGCGAGCCTGTCCGGGCAGCACGTGCTGCTTGTCGACGATGTCATGACCACGGGCGCGACCCTGACGGCCTGTGCCAAGGCCTGCCTGGCTGCGAAAGCGCGGCGCGTGGACAT